The genomic region CTCGGCTTCCCCCACGATCTGGAAGCCGGCCTGGGTGAGGATGTCCCCGATCATCGTGCGCATGAAGATGGCGTCGTCGCAGATGAGGACCGTCTGGCTCATCAATCCTCCGGTGGGTTGGGTTGGGGCGCGGAGCTCGCGCCGGTCAGGTCAGGATGCTGGAGAAGATCTCGCCGGGGTCCACGGCCACGAAGATCTCGTCGTCCACTTCGCCCACCCCGCGCAGGTACGCGCGGTCGATGCGAAGGGAGCGCAGGACCTCGGCCGATGACGTCAGCGTCTCGGGATCGACTTCCACGATGCGGGCGACCTCCTCCACCGCCATCCCCACCAGGCGGTCGTGGTGCTCCACGATCACGATGCTGTGGTCCGGAACGGCCGACGAAGGCGGGAGGCGGAGGCGGGCGCCGAGATCAATGACGGTGACGATGCGCCCGCGGAGGTTGATCAGCCCGCAGACGTGCTCGCCGCTCCCGGGGAGCGGGGTGTACGCCCGCGCCGGGATCACTTCGCGGATGCACTCGATCCCCACCCCGAACCGGTGCCCCCCGGCGACGAACAGCACCACCCGCTCCAGCGCAGCCGATTCGGCGGCGCCTTCGGCCGTGTCGTGGCTCTGGGTTGGGAGCATTACCGGGCCGGGGGAGGTATCGCGCGGGGTGTGAGTGGGGAGTATAGCGGGGGGTGGGGGCGGGGTCAAGAAATGGGCCCCCTCCCCCCGGCCCCCTCCCCCGCCTGCGGGGGCGCAGGGCGGGTGAGGGGGAGAACTCCGTGCCGGGTGCCGGGATCCGGTAGGGGCGCGATTCATCGCGCCCACCCTCCGCCCTTCCTCGACCATCCCCTCACGCCACGATGCCGTAGGGGCAGACCTGCGTGTCTGCCCGTCGCCCGCCCCACCTAGACCCCCGCCCCACGCACCAATCCCGTAGGGGCGGCCCCGCGTGGCCGCCCGTGCCCGCCCCCGCACCGCCGCCGCCGCCCGCGCACGTATGCACGCGTGCGCCCCTCCCCCAGGTTGTTTTGGGGGAGGGGCCGCGAGATGACGAGCGGGGGAGGGGGCCCGCCGCCCTCACCCCCGCGCCCACTCCGCCGCCGCCTCCAGCTCCACCGGCAGCGGCGCCTGGAAGTGGAGCTCCTCCCCCGTGCGCGGGTGCAGGAAGCGCAGCTCGAAGGCGTGCAGGAACTGTCGGCGCACCCGCTTCGCAAGCCCCGCGGCCCAGCTGCGGTCAGGGCCGGATACGCCCTTGTGGCGGTCGGCGCCGTAGGTGGCGTCGCCTACGACGGGGTGGCCCAGGTGAAGGAGGTGCACGCGGATCTGGTGCGTGCGCCCCGTCTCCAGGTCGGCGCGCACCAGGTCGGCGGCACGCCAGCGCTCCACGAGCTGGAAGTGCGTGACGGCGCGGCGGCCCCCCTGCACCACCCCCATCCGCTTGCGGTCGGTGAGATGGCGGCCGACGGGGGCGTCGACGGTGATCCGCTCCTCGGGCAGGTGGCCCCACGCGGCGGTCAGGTACGCGCGGCGGATCTCCCGGCGCTTCAGGGCGTCGGAGAGGGTGCGGTGCGCGTCGTCGTGCTTGGCGACGATCATCAGCCCGCTGGTGTCGCGGTCGAGGCGATGGACGATGCCGGGGCGCAGCACGCCGCCGATCCCCGACAGGTCGCCGACGGCGTGGAGGAGGGCGTTGACCAGTGTCCCGGTGGCGTGGCCGGGTGCGGGATGCACCACCATCCCCGCCGCCTTGTTGAGGACGAGGAGGTCGGCGTCCTGGTAGACGACGTCGAGCGGGATCTCCTCGGCGGCGAGCGCGGAGGGCTCGGGCACGGGGAGGGTGACGGTGATGCGGTCACCGGGGGAGGGCTTGTCGCGCTTCTTAGGAACGGCGCCGTTCAGGAGGACGCGCCCCTCCTCGATCCACTGCGCGGCGCGGGAGCGCGAGGTGTCCAGCCGCGCCGCGAGCCAGCTGTCCAGCCGCTCGCCGGTGTCGTCGCCGGCGAGCAGCTCGCGCGTCTCTTCAGCGCGCGGCATCCCGCTCGCGCTCTACGTGCTGCTCCTCTTTCCACAACGAGAAGGCAAGCACCAGCGCGCCGCAGGTGACGAAGATGTCCGCCACGTTGAACACAGGCCAGCGCAGCCCGGCGAGCCCCACGTCGAAGAAGTCCACCACGCCGCGCGACGAGCGCACCCGGTCGATCAGGTTGCCGATGGCCCCGCCGGTCACACCCGCGATGGCGATCAGGCGCGCCCGGTCGCGCCAGGGGGTGGAGCGGTACATCATCCCCAGCGCGATGGTGGCGACCACGGCCAGCAGCATGAAGACGATGCGCGACCATCCGCCCACGTGGATGCCGAAGGCGGCCCCGCGGTTGTAGATGAAGGTGAGGCGGAAGAAGTCGCCCAGCACCGGCTGCGGATCGTACAGGCGCATGTTGCGCTCGACGATGAACT from Longimicrobium sp. harbors:
- a CDS encoding RluA family pseudouridine synthase translates to MPRAEETRELLAGDDTGERLDSWLAARLDTSRSRAAQWIEEGRVLLNGAVPKKRDKPSPGDRITVTLPVPEPSALAAEEIPLDVVYQDADLLVLNKAAGMVVHPAPGHATGTLVNALLHAVGDLSGIGGVLRPGIVHRLDRDTSGLMIVAKHDDAHRTLSDALKRREIRRAYLTAAWGHLPEERITVDAPVGRHLTDRKRMGVVQGGRRAVTHFQLVERWRAADLVRADLETGRTHQIRVHLLHLGHPVVGDATYGADRHKGVSGPDRSWAAGLAKRVRRQFLHAFELRFLHPRTGEELHFQAPLPVELEAAAEWARG
- the lspA gene encoding signal peptidase II is translated as MNDTLMTQSEPARAVHTDTPAEARSKAALYVGMVAGVVIVDQITKFIVERNMRLYDPQPVLGDFFRLTFIYNRGAAFGIHVGGWSRIVFMLLAVVATIALGMMYRSTPWRDRARLIAIAGVTGGAIGNLIDRVRSSRGVVDFFDVGLAGLRWPVFNVADIFVTCGALVLAFSLWKEEQHVERERDAAR
- a CDS encoding chemotaxis protein CheW → MLPTQSHDTAEGAAESAALERVVLFVAGGHRFGVGIECIREVIPARAYTPLPGSGEHVCGLINLRGRIVTVIDLGARLRLPPSSAVPDHSIVIVEHHDRLVGMAVEEVARIVEVDPETLTSSAEVLRSLRIDRAYLRGVGEVDDEIFVAVDPGEIFSSILT